One region of Candidatus Bathyarchaeia archaeon genomic DNA includes:
- a CDS encoding nucleotidyltransferase domain-containing protein, whose translation MKDPFSYPGLRVLLVFFNEPYREFHLREVARCAEVGSGTAKRFLDFYVEEDFLQMQRKANLALFKASVENPAFRYMKVGYFISKVRSLMDYLSEVYPNSSIVLYGSCARGEDDPKSDIDLLVISRKKEKAELNTFERRFERKITLLVYEPNEWDEKARKDKAFYERILIDGIAMKGNLPVVRL comes from the coding sequence ATGAAAGATCCGTTCTCTTATCCTGGCTTGCGGGTCCTTCTCGTTTTTTTCAACGAGCCCTACAGGGAGTTTCATCTGAGAGAAGTAGCTAGATGTGCAGAGGTGGGTTCGGGGACTGCGAAGAGGTTTCTTGATTTCTATGTTGAAGAGGATTTTCTTCAAATGCAGAGAAAAGCCAATCTCGCGTTATTCAAAGCAAGCGTGGAAAACCCTGCTTTCAGGTACATGAAAGTAGGCTACTTCATTTCAAAAGTGCGTTCGCTGATGGATTATCTGAGCGAAGTCTACCCGAACTCTTCTATCGTGTTGTATGGAAGTTGCGCAAGAGGAGAGGACGACCCGAAGAGCGACATAGACCTTCTGGTCATATCGAGGAAAAAAGAAAAAGCTGAATTAAACACATTTGAAAGAAGGTTTGAAAGGAAGATCACGTTGCTGGTCTATGAACCCAATGAATGGGATGAAAAAGCTAGAAAAGACAAAGCGTTCTACGAAAGAATATTAATTGACGGCATCGCCATGAAGGGTAACTTGCCGGTGGTGCGGCTATGA
- a CDS encoding GNAT family N-acetyltransferase codes for MKIEIAEISRNDKPLPKLKYEYTTNSHYQLTITQTTKSWTAKLTLKPLPKPLKKQFESELFADYVEEPRAFTAILNHEPVGWIEIGYHKWNNRMRVWQLLVKEAHRGKSIGTQLLKHAIKTAKEKSARMLILETQSCNAKAIGFYLAHGFQLIGFDTTAYSNHDIEKGEIRLELGLKL; via the coding sequence ATGAAAATCGAAATCGCTGAAATTTCCCGAAACGACAAACCCCTACCCAAACTGAAATACGAGTACACCACAAACAGCCACTACCAACTCACGATAACCCAAACAACGAAATCCTGGACAGCAAAACTAACCCTCAAACCTCTGCCCAAACCACTGAAAAAACAGTTCGAAAGCGAATTATTCGCAGACTACGTGGAAGAACCCAGAGCCTTCACAGCAATCCTCAACCACGAACCAGTCGGCTGGATCGAAATCGGCTACCACAAATGGAACAACCGCATGCGAGTCTGGCAACTCCTAGTAAAAGAGGCACACAGAGGCAAAAGTATCGGCACACAACTACTCAAGCACGCCATCAAAACAGCCAAAGAGAAAAGCGCAAGAATGCTAATCCTAGAAACACAAAGCTGCAATGCGAAAGCCATAGGTTTCTACCTTGCACACGGATTCCAACTCATCGGCTTCGACACCACAGCCTACTCAAACCACGACATCGAAAAAGGGGAAATCCGCCTCGAACTAGGTCTCAAACTCTAA
- the purB gene encoding adenylosuccinate lyase, whose product MPILPIDTGRYGTPEMRAVFEEENRLQMMLDVEAALAWAHAEVGNIPKKDAQRIMEAATTKQVKLTRVKEIESQIKHDVTSIVRALSEVAGPSGAYVHLGATSQDINDTATALQLHKASELLEAKLNDLEKTLLERAQQYKQTVMIGRTHGQHALPITLGFKFAIWLRESARHIERLRQCEERVLVGKMSGAVGTQAGLEPRSREIQELVMKKLGLKPADISNQIIQRDIHAELVLLLAMVASTLDKIATEIRELQRPEIGELAEPFEKTKQVCSSTMPHKRNPELCERISGLAKIVRSLVVPALEDIPTWHERDLTQTSAERFIIPESCILVDYMLHLTINILGGLQVNEERMRKNIDLSQGRAMSEAVMIALVGRGMSRQEAHELLRILAIKSETERQPFKKALLEDKVVASKLSEEDVDKALNPHNYLGTAIKQIDVIISMTRHERNQRGVID is encoded by the coding sequence TTGCCCATTCTGCCGATAGATACAGGTCGCTACGGAACTCCTGAAATGAGAGCAGTTTTCGAGGAAGAAAACCGCCTTCAAATGATGTTGGATGTTGAAGCGGCTCTAGCTTGGGCGCACGCCGAAGTTGGCAACATTCCTAAAAAGGATGCTCAGAGAATCATGGAGGCAGCGACCACCAAACAGGTCAAGCTCACCCGTGTCAAAGAAATCGAATCTCAGATAAAACATGATGTGACCTCCATTGTACGCGCCCTGTCGGAAGTCGCCGGGCCAAGTGGGGCATATGTGCATTTGGGGGCCACAAGTCAAGACATCAACGACACCGCCACTGCATTGCAGCTTCATAAAGCCTCAGAACTGCTTGAGGCAAAACTGAACGATCTTGAGAAAACGCTGCTGGAAAGAGCTCAGCAGTACAAACAGACGGTGATGATAGGCAGAACTCATGGTCAGCACGCCTTGCCGATTACTTTGGGCTTTAAGTTTGCTATATGGTTGAGAGAAAGTGCACGTCACATAGAAAGGTTGCGCCAATGCGAGGAACGCGTTCTGGTTGGAAAGATGAGCGGGGCAGTTGGAACTCAAGCTGGATTAGAACCGCGTTCACGTGAAATCCAAGAACTGGTCATGAAGAAGCTGGGTTTGAAACCCGCGGACATTTCGAACCAAATCATCCAGAGGGACATACACGCCGAATTGGTGTTGTTGCTGGCTATGGTTGCCTCGACTTTGGACAAGATTGCTACAGAGATTCGAGAATTGCAGCGGCCGGAAATCGGCGAGTTGGCTGAGCCGTTTGAGAAGACGAAGCAGGTGTGCAGTTCAACTATGCCGCACAAACGCAACCCAGAATTGTGCGAACGAATCTCAGGCTTGGCTAAGATTGTCCGAAGCCTTGTTGTGCCGGCTTTGGAAGATATTCCGACATGGCATGAGAGAGACTTGACTCAAACTTCGGCTGAACGGTTCATTATTCCTGAGTCATGCATTCTTGTGGACTACATGCTTCATCTTACGATCAATATCCTCGGCGGTCTCCAAGTCAACGAGGAAAGGATGAGAAAGAACATAGACTTGTCGCAGGGACGTGCTATGTCTGAAGCGGTTATGATTGCTCTGGTGGGCAGGGGAATGAGCCGGCAAGAGGCGCATGAACTGCTGCGAATCCTCGCAATAAAGAGCGAAACCGAGAGACAACCTTTCAAAAAGGCGCTTCTTGAAGACAAAGTTGTTGCGTCAAAGCTGAGTGAGGAAGATGTTGATAAAGCCTTGAACCCGCACAATTACTTGGGCACTGCCATCAAGCAGATAGATGTCATTATCAGTATGACACGACATGAAAGGAATCAGAGAGGCGTAATCGATTAA
- a CDS encoding DsrE family protein produces METLTIIVNDPPYGTERVWNALRLASSLVSAAVGMSVNIFLLGDAVSAAKKRQKTPEGYYNLEQMLIDLLKRGARVSACGTCIQARGLAKEDVIEGVEIGSMLGLAQWIKESQKVLSF; encoded by the coding sequence TTGGAAACGTTAACCATCATTGTTAATGATCCTCCGTATGGCACCGAGCGAGTTTGGAATGCCTTAAGACTTGCATCGTCACTTGTTTCCGCAGCAGTAGGTATGAGTGTAAACATCTTTTTGCTTGGAGACGCCGTAAGCGCCGCTAAGAAACGTCAGAAAACGCCCGAAGGGTACTACAACTTGGAGCAGATGCTCATCGATCTCCTCAAACGAGGTGCAAGAGTTTCAGCATGTGGCACATGCATTCAGGCAAGGGGCTTAGCTAAAGAAGACGTTATTGAAGGCGTGGAAATAGGGTCAATGCTTGGACTCGCCCAATGGATAAAAGAGAGCCAAAAGGTACTCTCATTTTAG
- a CDS encoding DEAD/DEAH box helicase, which produces MKITDLPVPEEAKQVILDSGITDLYPPQEEAIKAGALKGKNLILASPTASGKTLVAELCALKHLLEKGGKTLYLTPLRALANEKYQEFQKYTKIKKPNGKPIRIGITTGDLDSSDPWLERYDIIITTNEKADSLLRHRAKWMDETTLVIADEIHLLNDSERGPTLEVVLARLMQINPDAQLLALSATVKNAQEAAEWLKADSITTEWRPVTLREGVLNQTEIQFKDGGAQKIEKHASNPAINLALHTIRTGGQALIFAATRKSAVSLAAKASADVDKLVSKPLKRSLQRLGEEILTAGERTRISELLAHLVERGTAFHHAGLGGAHRRLIENAFREGKIKALTATPTLAFGVNLPARMVIIHDYRRYEPGYGWYPITVLEYKQMAGRAGRPKYDKTGEAILIAKTEDEREYLMDSYVLAEPERIWSKLAVERILRGHVLATIASGFAHTEQGLYEFFSKTFYAYQYDPKAIKGVIIKILKYLYDEKMIEANGENVTATRFGRRVSELYIDPVSGVIIGDALQKPPPTLTDLSYFQLIAHTPDIFPKLRPFSTEMDELASFVDQHRSEWMFPMPEEWEDPIAYEEFLTEAKTAQVLRAWIEEATEDSMIEQFRVQPGDLYRVLESARWLLHASHELARLFGVPKEVLSHLDVISERIEKGVKTELLPLVRLEGIGRVRARTLHNAGLKSLDDLKKAPLEKLTSLPMIGPKVAKKIKDQVGGLIKTEDLKKLRRGEEWEQRALTEY; this is translated from the coding sequence TTGAAAATCACAGACCTACCCGTACCTGAAGAGGCCAAGCAAGTCATACTAGACTCAGGAATAACAGACCTCTACCCACCCCAAGAAGAAGCCATAAAAGCCGGAGCCCTAAAAGGCAAAAACCTCATACTAGCCAGCCCCACAGCCAGCGGCAAAACACTAGTCGCCGAACTCTGCGCCCTCAAACACCTACTAGAAAAAGGCGGCAAAACCCTCTACCTCACACCCCTAAGAGCCCTAGCCAACGAAAAATACCAAGAATTCCAAAAATACACCAAAATCAAAAAACCCAACGGCAAACCCATCCGAATCGGCATAACAACAGGCGACCTCGACAGCAGCGACCCATGGCTCGAACGCTACGACATCATAATCACAACAAACGAAAAAGCCGACAGCCTACTCCGCCACAGAGCCAAATGGATGGACGAAACCACACTCGTCATAGCCGACGAAATCCACCTACTCAACGACAGCGAACGCGGACCCACACTAGAAGTAGTCCTAGCCCGCCTAATGCAAATCAACCCCGACGCTCAACTACTAGCCCTAAGCGCCACAGTCAAAAACGCCCAAGAAGCCGCAGAATGGCTCAAAGCAGACTCCATCACAACCGAATGGCGACCCGTAACACTACGCGAAGGAGTACTAAACCAAACAGAAATTCAATTCAAAGACGGCGGAGCCCAAAAAATCGAAAAACACGCAAGCAACCCAGCCATCAACCTAGCCTTACACACAATCAGAACTGGAGGACAAGCCCTAATCTTCGCGGCTACAAGAAAAAGCGCAGTCAGCTTAGCAGCCAAAGCGTCAGCCGACGTAGACAAGCTTGTATCAAAACCACTCAAACGAAGCTTACAGCGACTCGGGGAAGAAATCCTAACCGCAGGCGAACGAACCCGCATCAGCGAACTCCTAGCACACTTGGTCGAAAGAGGCACAGCATTCCATCACGCAGGACTCGGCGGAGCCCACAGAAGACTAATAGAAAACGCATTCAGAGAAGGAAAAATCAAAGCCCTAACAGCCACACCAACACTAGCCTTCGGCGTCAACCTACCAGCCCGCATGGTCATAATACACGACTACAGACGATACGAACCCGGCTACGGCTGGTACCCAATAACCGTACTAGAATACAAACAAATGGCAGGCAGGGCCGGTAGACCAAAATACGACAAAACAGGCGAAGCCATACTCATAGCAAAAACCGAAGACGAACGCGAATACCTCATGGACAGCTACGTATTAGCTGAACCCGAACGCATCTGGTCCAAACTAGCTGTAGAGCGCATCCTACGCGGACACGTACTAGCCACAATAGCCTCAGGTTTCGCTCATACTGAGCAAGGCCTATACGAATTCTTCAGCAAAACCTTCTACGCCTACCAATACGACCCAAAAGCAATCAAAGGCGTCATCATCAAGATCCTAAAGTATCTTTACGACGAGAAAATGATAGAAGCCAACGGCGAGAACGTCACAGCCACAAGATTCGGACGCAGAGTCAGCGAGCTGTACATAGACCCCGTCTCAGGAGTTATCATAGGAGACGCACTTCAAAAACCGCCGCCGACTCTAACCGACCTCAGCTACTTCCAATTGATCGCCCACACGCCAGACATTTTCCCGAAACTGCGCCCCTTTTCCACCGAAATGGACGAGCTAGCCTCGTTCGTGGATCAGCACCGAAGCGAATGGATGTTTCCCATGCCAGAGGAATGGGAAGACCCCATCGCCTACGAAGAGTTTCTAACAGAAGCTAAAACCGCACAAGTGCTCCGCGCATGGATAGAAGAAGCAACCGAAGACAGCATGATCGAGCAGTTTAGGGTGCAGCCAGGTGATCTATACCGCGTGCTCGAGTCGGCTCGATGGCTACTACATGCTTCACACGAGTTGGCGCGCCTGTTCGGAGTACCAAAGGAAGTGCTGTCACACTTAGACGTAATCAGCGAGCGCATTGAGAAAGGCGTTAAAACTGAACTACTGCCCCTAGTACGACTTGAAGGAATAGGCAGAGTCAGAGCACGCACACTACACAACGCCGGCCTAAAATCGTTAGATGACCTAAAGAAAGCACCACTCGAGAAACTGACAAGCCTGCCCATGATAGGCCCAAAGGTGGCAAAGAAGATCAAGGACCAAGTCGGGGGCTTGATCAAAACTGAAGACTTGAAGAAGCTCAGAAGAGGCGAAGAATGGGAACAAAGAGCCCTGACCGAATACTGA
- a CDS encoding DUF6114 domain-containing protein: protein MNSQETPITAFILSLIGGVLIFLGGVVSSLWFMSGGYGMGGMMGGGMMGGWGAPFGFMSGLSLIGLVAGIVVIIGALMLNARAREHTAWGVIILVFSIVSFLGMGGFFIGAALGISGGALALSWRPTS from the coding sequence TTGAATTCGCAAGAAACTCCTATCACTGCATTTATCTTATCCTTGATTGGTGGTGTGCTGATATTCTTGGGCGGCGTCGTGTCATCTCTGTGGTTTATGTCTGGAGGATATGGCATGGGCGGAATGATGGGCGGAGGCATGATGGGCGGTTGGGGGGCTCCCTTTGGTTTCATGAGCGGTCTTTCACTCATAGGACTAGTTGCGGGGATAGTCGTTATCATCGGTGCACTGATGCTTAATGCGAGAGCAAGAGAACATACAGCTTGGGGCGTGATAATACTTGTCTTCTCAATAGTAAGCTTCCTAGGCATGGGCGGATTCTTCATAGGCGCTGCATTGGGAATATCGGGTGGCGCCTTGGCGCTGAGCTGGAGACCAACGTCCTGA
- a CDS encoding metalloregulator ArsR/SmtB family transcription factor yields the protein MKGKVDATVFQLHAEICKTLSNSTRLMILDSLRDGEKSVGELAALVGAQQANVSQHLAVLRQRGVVTTRKHGANIYYTVTNPKIIRACDTIREVLFEQLAKAKELTKRI from the coding sequence ATGAAGGGGAAGGTTGATGCAACAGTTTTTCAGTTGCATGCTGAGATTTGCAAGACCTTGTCGAATTCTACGAGGTTGATGATTCTTGATTCTTTGCGGGACGGAGAGAAATCTGTGGGTGAATTGGCTGCGTTGGTTGGGGCGCAGCAAGCCAATGTTTCTCAGCATTTAGCCGTGTTGAGGCAGAGAGGAGTTGTGACAACTCGGAAGCATGGAGCAAACATCTATTACACCGTTACGAATCCCAAGATTATCCGGGCTTGCGACACGATAAGAGAAGTGTTGTTCGAACAACTGGCGAAAGCCAAAGAGTTAACAAAAAGGATTTGA
- a CDS encoding zinc ribbon domain-containing protein gives MAHIKAGEAVSTGVGLGLGLAISSYMFQALKQPESTAKPLVVCLNCRRRNSMENKYCWQCGQSLYPLPTTQCAKCKAKVPSMKYCGNCGAQLRKVKQKKDVRG, from the coding sequence ATGGCACACATCAAAGCTGGCGAAGCAGTCTCAACTGGAGTAGGACTAGGCCTTGGACTAGCAATTTCAAGCTACATGTTTCAAGCCCTGAAACAGCCAGAAAGCACAGCCAAACCGCTAGTCGTGTGTCTCAATTGCAGACGCAGAAATTCGATGGAAAACAAATACTGCTGGCAATGCGGGCAATCCCTCTATCCGCTACCCACAACACAATGCGCTAAGTGCAAAGCCAAAGTACCTTCAATGAAATACTGTGGAAACTGCGGTGCACAACTAAGAAAAGTGAAACAAAAAAAGGATGTTCGCGGCTAA
- a CDS encoding SPFH domain-containing protein has product MPLIEKVAWDYAGAEDIAYRFPNLSLKAGSQVTVKENQWAVFFRDGKAYDVMGPGRHTITSNNIPLLTNALRKIGLIGDIYECEVVFVSSSQFGGNFGGNAYSAPSGDIKYQAELGFFGYLLYKVEDPKLFVVEFFGNRSASNSRDVENYIRGFVNERIINEFGNHDISTVVKNVDVTTDKVALKISDEGARVGLKIVDCVFEGVKIPEEARRFASGVGAQAMAMQYMKETAAELKDGQGGGAAAAGVGAGIGLTMPFMMAQQMQQGQAAQQVVVCPSCGNKNPANVKFCGGCGGSLAPPAKATCPHCKAEVPANLKFCGNCGKPMVASEVNCPKCNTKNSAGTKFCGNCGEKLA; this is encoded by the coding sequence ATGCCATTAATTGAGAAAGTTGCATGGGACTATGCCGGCGCAGAGGATATCGCCTACAGATTCCCGAATTTGTCGTTGAAAGCAGGAAGCCAAGTGACGGTAAAGGAGAATCAGTGGGCTGTGTTTTTCAGAGATGGCAAAGCTTACGATGTCATGGGACCTGGACGGCACACTATTACAAGCAATAACATTCCGTTGTTGACTAACGCTTTGCGTAAGATAGGTTTGATAGGTGACATCTATGAGTGCGAGGTTGTTTTTGTCAGTAGCAGTCAGTTCGGGGGTAATTTTGGGGGGAACGCTTACTCGGCGCCCAGTGGAGACATAAAGTATCAGGCTGAGCTTGGATTCTTTGGTTATCTCCTGTACAAGGTTGAGGATCCGAAGCTTTTCGTTGTGGAGTTCTTTGGTAATCGGTCGGCGAGCAATTCCCGGGATGTTGAGAACTACATTAGAGGCTTTGTTAACGAGCGTATCATAAATGAGTTTGGCAACCACGACATTTCCACGGTGGTCAAGAATGTAGACGTGACTACGGATAAGGTGGCTTTGAAAATCAGCGACGAAGGGGCTAGAGTTGGCCTGAAGATCGTTGATTGCGTGTTTGAAGGCGTTAAGATTCCTGAAGAGGCTAGAAGGTTTGCGTCTGGCGTGGGTGCACAGGCGATGGCTATGCAGTACATGAAGGAAACCGCGGCGGAGCTTAAGGACGGTCAAGGGGGAGGCGCAGCTGCAGCGGGCGTGGGTGCAGGTATCGGGTTGACTATGCCGTTTATGATGGCTCAGCAGATGCAGCAAGGTCAGGCAGCGCAGCAGGTAGTGGTCTGTCCAAGTTGTGGCAACAAGAACCCAGCGAATGTCAAGTTCTGCGGTGGCTGCGGAGGCAGTTTGGCGCCACCGGCGAAGGCTACGTGTCCTCACTGCAAGGCTGAAGTTCCAGCGAATTTGAAGTTCTGTGGTAACTGTGGCAAGCCTATGGTTGCTAGTGAAGTCAACTGTCCAAAATGCAACACGAAGAACTCGGCGGGAACGAAGTTCTGCGGCAACTGCGGCGAAAAACTAGCTTAG
- a CDS encoding DUF4910 domain-containing protein — MNPELKKLVKEELSGEKAKEHVAQISQYHRIQASTMFHQAAEHVKQQLLDIGLQDAKIEQFTSDGATKYWTHISPMGWEAKSAELRLIEPEQQLIVRYADIPTSLHTCSNATPPEGTTAELIDVGIGTKPEHYEGLDVKNKFVLATGRARTVHEEAVYKHGAAGVITDTLAQEMKNVRESIDIPDAHGYQGIWPTADILDKIRFGFSLSKRQGNHLRALLRDKKTVKLRAKVDARLFPGNMDVVVTTIQGSTKTNEEIFIIAHLCHPQPSANDNASGSGLLIEIARTIQTLIDTNKIPRPQRTIRFIWVPEFSGTIAYLHQHQDLPQHLIAGINLDMVGQNQEQCKSTLNIDRTPDSHPSYLNDLILNLTEDTIKEFDHDTDFGTSSTFRYAESMHSGGSDHHIFVDSTIAVPCIMLLQWPDLFYHTSMDTIDRVSPESLKRVGWITTVATLTLANADIDTAVYLLNQTCSRGLTRIQTAQHQAIQELYEKKHDPKTKTNQPEHATTLTKTAKHHKNKIEHITQRETQALHSVKKLANTPELDTLIQKFTKNIEEAGNQAIARVHETVLFISRSLGITLPAQIAETDTEKQAKTIVPQRLVKCTLSMETFKKLLGDEPYKWYEETSEKDTKLGLKQFEILNFMNGKRNLHDIIQAVSAEYGETNMEHALRFIKDLEKTGFATLQTS; from the coding sequence ATGAACCCCGAACTCAAAAAACTCGTCAAAGAGGAACTCTCAGGCGAAAAAGCCAAAGAACACGTAGCACAAATCAGCCAGTACCACCGCATCCAAGCCTCCACAATGTTCCACCAAGCCGCAGAACACGTAAAACAGCAACTACTAGACATAGGCTTACAGGACGCCAAAATCGAACAGTTCACATCTGACGGCGCCACAAAATACTGGACCCACATATCACCCATGGGCTGGGAAGCCAAAAGCGCCGAACTACGCCTAATCGAACCAGAACAGCAACTCATTGTCCGCTACGCTGACATCCCCACATCCCTGCACACATGCAGCAACGCCACACCACCCGAAGGCACAACAGCCGAACTAATCGACGTAGGCATAGGCACAAAACCCGAACACTACGAGGGCTTGGACGTCAAAAACAAATTCGTACTCGCAACAGGACGCGCCCGAACAGTACACGAGGAAGCCGTCTACAAACACGGAGCCGCAGGCGTCATAACCGACACACTCGCACAGGAAATGAAAAACGTACGCGAAAGCATAGACATACCCGACGCCCACGGATACCAAGGAATATGGCCCACAGCCGACATACTAGATAAGATCCGCTTCGGCTTCTCACTCTCAAAACGCCAAGGAAACCACCTCAGAGCCCTACTACGCGACAAAAAAACCGTCAAACTCCGAGCCAAAGTCGACGCCCGCCTATTCCCAGGAAACATGGATGTAGTCGTGACCACCATTCAGGGCTCAACCAAGACCAACGAGGAAATCTTCATAATAGCCCACCTCTGCCACCCCCAACCCAGCGCCAACGACAACGCCTCAGGAAGCGGACTCCTCATCGAAATCGCCCGAACAATACAAACCCTAATCGACACAAACAAAATACCCAGACCACAACGAACCATACGCTTCATATGGGTCCCAGAATTCAGCGGCACCATAGCCTACCTACACCAACACCAAGACCTACCACAACACCTCATCGCAGGAATCAACCTAGACATGGTAGGACAAAACCAAGAACAATGCAAATCCACGCTGAACATAGACCGCACACCCGATTCCCATCCCTCATACCTCAACGACCTAATCCTAAACCTAACAGAGGACACCATCAAAGAATTCGACCACGACACAGACTTCGGCACATCCTCAACCTTCCGCTACGCCGAAAGCATGCACAGCGGCGGAAGCGACCACCACATATTCGTAGACTCCACCATAGCCGTACCCTGCATCATGCTGCTACAATGGCCAGACCTATTCTACCATACCAGCATGGACACGATAGACAGAGTAAGCCCAGAAAGCCTCAAACGCGTAGGCTGGATAACCACAGTAGCCACGCTCACATTAGCCAACGCAGACATCGACACAGCAGTCTACCTACTAAACCAAACCTGCAGCCGCGGACTAACCCGAATACAAACAGCCCAACACCAAGCAATCCAAGAACTCTACGAAAAAAAGCACGACCCAAAAACCAAAACAAACCAGCCAGAACACGCCACAACCCTAACCAAAACAGCCAAACACCACAAAAACAAAATCGAACACATCACACAACGAGAAACCCAAGCACTGCACTCAGTCAAAAAACTCGCAAACACCCCGGAACTCGACACCTTGATCCAAAAATTCACCAAAAACATCGAAGAGGCAGGAAACCAAGCAATCGCAAGGGTTCATGAAACAGTATTATTCATAAGCAGGTCACTCGGCATCACCCTGCCAGCCCAAATCGCAGAGACAGACACTGAAAAACAGGCCAAAACCATAGTGCCACAACGCCTAGTCAAATGCACCTTATCCATGGAAACCTTCAAAAAACTCCTCGGCGACGAACCATACAAATGGTACGAAGAAACCAGCGAAAAAGACACCAAACTCGGCTTGAAACAATTCGAAATCCTCAACTTCATGAACGGCAAACGAAACCTCCACGACATAATCCAAGCAGTCTCAGCAGAATACGGAGAAACCAACATGGAACACGCCCTGAGATTCATCAAAGACCTAGAAAAAACAGGATTCGCAACGCTGCAAACCAGTTGA
- a CDS encoding type II toxin-antitoxin system RelE/ParE family toxin produces the protein MPYKSVLTRSFSKEFDKLPRTVKERIREALEKAAENPYLGTKLRGKLEGLWRWRLGKYRMIYMIDEREKAVVFLDVGLRKTIYE, from the coding sequence TTGCCGTACAAGTCAGTTCTTACCCGAAGCTTCAGCAAGGAATTCGATAAACTGCCCAGAACAGTTAAGGAAAGAATCCGAGAAGCTCTGGAGAAAGCTGCAGAAAACCCTTATCTAGGAACCAAGTTGCGGGGAAAACTTGAAGGATTATGGAGATGGAGGTTAGGCAAATATCGCATGATCTACATGATAGACGAGAGAGAGAAAGCAGTAGTCTTCTTGGACGTAGGACTGAGAAAAACGATTTATGAATGA